GGAACTGGGCCCTGGGCCTCTCCCAAAGCCTCAAGGCCGGGCTCCGGGCCCTCCCCGAGGGGCCGGTCCTGGTCCTCCCCGCCGACCAAGGGGGCGTGGGACCAGGGGAACTGGAAGCCCTCCTCAGGGCCTTTCGCGAACCCGGGGTCCTCTCGGGGCACGGGGGAGTGGCCATGAGCCCCGCCCTCCTGGGGAAGGAGGCCAGGAGGGAGGTCTGGCGGATCCAAGGCGACCAGGGGGCCAAGGGCCTCCTCCTGGCCCTGGGGGCCCGGGTGGTGGAGCTGGGCCCGGGGCCCTGGAGCCTGGACGTGGACACCTGGGAGGCCTACGCCCACCTGGTGCGGGCCCTGGGCTGGACCCTCCCCCACCCTCCCCTCCCCTGGCGCGGCCCCCCCACCCGGCCCTCCTCCGGCGCACCCCCCTCTTCCGCCTGGGGCCCGCCCTCCTCCTCTATGGCCGCCCCGGGGCCTACGCCGGCCCCCTCTTGGCGGAGCGGGACGCCCTCCGCCTCCTCGCCCGGGGGGCGGCCACCCTCCTCAGGGGAGGTCCCTGAGGCGGCGGAGAAAGGCCAAAAGCTCCTCCCCCGTCCCCGCAGGAAAGAGGGCGTCCAGGTAGGGCAGGGCTGCCCGCATCCCACGGGCCAGGGGGGCGTACCCAGGGAGGCCCGCCAGGGGGTTGAGCCAGTAGACCCGGCGCACCCGCCGCCTCAGGGCCCCTAGGGCCCGGGCTACCGCCTCAGGGTCCCCCTGGTCCAGGCCGTCGCTCAGGACGAGGAGGAGGCTCCGCCGGCCAAGCCTCCGCCCCTCGCCCTCCAGAAAGGCCCTGAGGCTCTCCCCGAGCCGCGTCCCCCCGGCGAAGTCCTCGGCCAGGCGGCCAAGCCCAGGGAGGGCCTCCTGGGGGGGCAGGGGGAGGAGGGGGGTGATGCGGGTGAGGCGGGTGCCGAAGGCGAAGGCCTCCAGGGGGAGGCCCCGCCCCTTCAGGGCCTGGAGGAGGAGGAAGAGGGCCCGGGCGTAGGGGGCCATGGAGCCCGAGACGTCCAGGAGGACGTAGTAGCGGTAGGCCTGGCGCCTGGGCCTGAGGAAGCGGGCCTCCAGGATGTCCCCCCCGGTCCTCAAGGCCCGCCGCAGCGTGGCGGGGAGGGATAGCCTCTCCCCCTTGGGAGCCCGGCGCCTCCGCCTCGCCGCAAAGCGGGGGGGCGGGAAGGCCAGGGCGGCGAGCAACCGGGCAAGGAGGAGGGCCTCCCCCGGGGTCAGGCCCTCCAGGGGGCGCCTGAGGAGGCGCTCCAGGGGGCTGTAGGCCCCCTTCAGGACCCCTTCCCCCTCCGCCTCCCCCGAGCCCAGGACGGGAAGGGTTCCCTGGGCCTGGGGCCGGGGAAGGGCCTTGGGCCTGAGGTGGCCGAAGTAGCGGCGGAAGGCCCGGTCAAAGGCGGCGTAGTCCTCCTTGCGCCCCACGAGGAGGGCCCGGGAGGCCAGGTAGAAGGCCTCCCCCTCCCAGGGGACCAGGAGGAGGCCCTGGAGCCAGGCCTGGACCTGGGCCCTCCCCGGGTGGAGGCCCTCGGCGCGGAGGGCCCCCACGAACCCCAGGAGGCCTCGAAGAAGAGGGGTCTCGAGGATACGGGGGTCGGTCATCCGAGGGCCATGAGGAGGTCCCCCAAGGCCCGCCGCACCCTCTCCACGTCCTCCCGGGCCTTGAGGAGGGCCCCGAGGGCGGGGTCCAGGGCCTCAGGGGCCAGGTCCCCCACCCCTAGGGCGAGGAGGGAGGCGGCGAGGTCCAGGGTCTCCGCCACCCCAGGGGGCTTGAGGAGGCCCAGGCCCCGCACCCGCTGCACCAGGGCCACCACCTTGCGGGCCAGGGCCTCGGGGAGCTCGGGGAGCCGGGCCCGCACGATCCTCAGCTCCTTCTCCAGGGAGGGGTAGTCGATCCAGTAGTAGACGCACCGCCGCCTCAGGGCATCGTGGAGCTCCCGGGTGCGGTTGGAGGTGAGGACCACCAGGGGCCGGGCCCTGGCCCTGAGGGTGCCGAGCTCGGGAATGGTGACCTGGAAGTCGGAGAGCACCTCCAGGAGGAAGGCCTCGAAGGCCTCGTCCGTGCGGTCCACCTCGTCGATGAGGAGCACCGCCTCCCCTAGCTCCAGGGCCTCCAGGATGGGCCGCTTCAGGAGGAACTCCTCCCGGTAGACCCCCGCCCGCAGGCGGTCCAGGTCCCGCTCCCCCAAGGACTCCAGGAGGCGGATCTCCAGAAGTTGCCGGGCGTGGTCCCACTCGTAGAGGGCCTGCTCCAGCTCCAGCCCCTCGTAGCACTGGAGGCGCACCAGGGGCACCCCAAGGCCCTTGGACAGGACCCGGGCCACCTCCGTCTTCCCCACCCCGGGCTCCCCCTCCAGGAGGAGGGGCCGCCCCAGGCGCAGGGCCAGGAAGGTGGCGACGGCAAGCCCCTCTTCGGCGATGTACCGCTCCCTCTCCAGGAGGGCGGCCACCGCCGCGGGGCTTTCCAGGGCGAAGGCGGGCTTGGGGTCCATGGCCTCCAGGTTAGCCCCCCAGGCCCGCCCGGTGAACCCCTATCCGGCCAGGGCCCTCTCCAGGGCCCGCCGGGCCAGGACCCGGAGGAGGTGGAGCCGGTACTCGGCGCTCGCGAAGCGGTCCTCGGCCAGGGGGACAGGGGGGGTGTAGTCCCGGGTGGCCTCCACGGGGCCCGCACCCCCCTTGAGGGCCGCCTCCACCCCTTCCAGGCGGAAAGGCCCGTAGGCCGCCCCGGTGGCCCCCAGGCGGACATCCTTGAGGGCCTCCCCCTCCTGGAGGACCGCCGCCGCCACGCCCACCACAGCGTAGCCCGAGGCGGGGTGGAGGAACTTCTCGTAGGCGAAGCGGTACCCGGGGAGCTTGGGGACCCTTAGGCCCACGAGGACCTCGCCTGGGGCCAGGGCGGTCTGGAACATCCCCTGGAAGAAGTCCCGGGCGGGGATCCAGCGCTCCCCCCTGGGCCCCCTGGCCAGGATCTCGGCCTCCAGGGCCAGGACCGCCGCCGGGTAGTCCGCCGCGGGGTCGGCGTGGGCCAGGCTCCCCCCAAGGGTGCCCAGGTTGCGCACCATGGGGTCCCCGATCACCCGGGCCACCAGGGGGAGGAGGGGGAGGGAGGAGCGCTCCAGCTCGGCGTGGGTGGTGAGGGCCCCCACGAAGTAGGCCCCGTCCTCCTCGCGGATCCCCTTAAGCTCGGGGAGGCGGCCAATGTCCACGAGGAGAGGAGGGGTGGCCAGGCGGAGCTTCATGGCCGGGATCAGGGAGTGCCCCCCCGCCAGGAGCTTGGCCTCCGGGTTCTCCTCCAGAAGCCGGATGGCCTCGTCCAGGGTCTGCGGCCGGAGGTAGCGGAAGCTTGCCGGGTACATCCCAGACCTCCCTAGTCAGCAGCCACGGGAACCCTGTCCCGAAGGGCCCGCCAGATCTTCTCCGGGGTAAGGGGCATGTCCAGATGCCGGACCCCAAAGGGCCTAAGGGCGTCCATCACCGCGTTGACCACCGCCTGGGCCGCGGCGATGGTCCCCGCCTCCCCAATCCCCTTGACCCCCAGGGGGTTCACCGGGGAGGGCGTCACCGTATGGCCGTGCTCGATCCGGGGGATGTGGGCCGCCCTGGGCATGGCGTACTCCATGTAGCTCGTGGTCAGGAGCTGGCCGTTCTCGTCGTACACCCCCTCCTCCAGAAGGGCCTGGGCGATGCCCTGGACCACGCCCCCCTCCACCTGCCCCTTGACCAAGAGGGGGTTGATCTGGGGGCCGCAGTCGTCCACAGCCACGTAGCGGAGGAGCTTGACCTCCCCGGTCTCGGGGAAGACCTCCACCACGGCCACGTGGGTGCCGAAGGGGAAGACGAAGTTAGAGGGATCGAAGAAGGCCGTGGCCTCCAGGCCCGGCTCCATCCCCTCAGGCAGGTTGTGGGCCAGGTAGGCCTGGAGGGCCACCTCCTGGAAGCCCTTGGCCTTCCCCGGCACCCCCTTGACCTCAAACCGCCCCTCCCGGTACTCCAGGTCCTCGGGGGCCACCTCCAAGAGGTGGGCGGCGATGCGCCTCGCCTTGTCCAGGACCTTCTCCACGGCCCGGACCACGGCGGAAAGCCCCACCGGGGCGCTCCGGGAGCCGTAGGTGCCCATGCCGAAGGGGATGCGGCCCGTGTCCCCGTGGACGATCTCCACGTCCTCCAGGGAAACCCCCAAGAGGTCGGCCACCACCTGGCTAAAGGCGGTCTCGTGCCCCTGGCCGTGGCTGTGGCTGCCCGTGTAGACCTCCACCTTGCCCGTGGGGGCCACCCGCACCAGGGCGCTCTCCCAAAGCCCCGCCTGGGCCCCAAGCTGGCCCACCACCTTGGAGGGGGCGAGGCCGCAGGCCTCGATGTAGCAGGAGAGGCCGATGCCCAGGTAGCGCCCCTTGGCCCTGAGCTCCGCCTGCTCCTTGCGGAGGTTCCAGTAGCCCACGAGCTCCAAGGCCTTCTGGAAGGCCTCCTCGTAGTTGCCCGAGTCGTAGACCAGGGCCACGGGGGTGGCGTAGGGGAAGGCGTCCTTGGGGATGAAGTTCTTCCGCCTGAGGTCCGCGGGGTCCACCCCGAACTCCTCCGCCGCCAGGTCCATGAGGCGCTCCAGGATGTAGGAGGCCTCGGGCCGGCCCGCCCCCCGGTAGGCGTCCACGGGGGTGGTGTTGGTAAAGACCCCGGTGACGTGGCAGTAGATGGCAGGGATGCGGTACTGGCCGGAGAGGAGGGTGCCGTAGAGGTAGGTGGGGATGGCGGGGGCGAAGAGGGAGAGGTAGGCCCCCATGTTGGCCAGGGTCCGCACCCGGAGGCCCAGGACCCGTCCCTCGGCGTCGAAGGCCATCTCGGCCTCGGTCTCGTGGTCCCGGCCGTGGGCGTCCATGAGGAAGCTCTCCGTGCGCCGGGCCGCCCACTTGACCGGCCGGCCCACCTGGCGGGCCGCCACCAGGACGGCGGCCTCCTCGGGGTAGGGGAAGATCTTGCTCCCAAAGGCGCCTCCCACGTCTGGGGCCACCACCCGGAGCTTGGGCTCGGGGATGCCTAGGATGAAGGCCGCGTGCATGAGCCGGTGGACGTGGGGGTTCTGGCTGGTGGTGTAGAGGGTGTACTCCCCGGTACCGGGGTTGTAGGCGGCCAGGGAAGCCCGGGGCTCGATGGCGTTGGGGATGAGGCGCTGCTGCCGGAGGCTTAGGCGCACCACCTTGTGGGCCTTGGCGAAGGCCTCCTCCACCGCCTTCTCGTCCCCGATCTCCCAGGTGAAGGCCACGTTGCCCGGGGCCTCGGGGTGGAGCTCAGGGGCCCCGGGGGCTAGGGCCTTCCTGAGGTCCGCCGCCGGAGACAGGGGCTCGTAGTCCACCTCCACCAGTAGAGCGGCGTCCTCCGCCTGGGCCCGGGTCTCCGCCACCACTACGGCCACGATCTCCCCCACGTGGTGGACCTCGTCCTTGGCCACTACGGGCCGCGGGGGGATCTTGAGGGTGGGGAGGAGCCAGCCCACGGGCATGGGCTTGACCCCCTCCCGGGCGAAGTCCTCCCCCGTGAGGACCGCCAGGACCCCGGGGGCCTTGAGGGCCGCCTCGGTGCGGATGGCCCGGATGCGGGCGTGGGCGTAGGGGGAACGGACAAAGGCCGCGTGGACCATCCCGGGGAGGGTGAGGTCGTCCGTATAGGCCCCGCGCCCCGTGAGGAACCGGTAGTCCTCCTTCCGCTTCACCGCTTGACCAACGTAGGGCATCTCCCTCACCTCCTAGTCCGCCGCCTGGGCCGCCCGCATCCTCTCCGCGGCCCAGAAAACCGCCTCCACAATGCCCTGGTACCCCGTGCACCGGCAGAGGTTGCCCTCCAGGTAGTGGCGGACCTCCTCCTCCGTGGGGTTGGGGTTCTCCTGGAGGAGGGCGTAGGCCGCCATCACCATCCCCGGGGTGCAGAAGCCGCACTGCAGGCCGTGCTTCTCCCGGAAGCCCTCCTGGACGGGGTGCAGGCCGTCTTGGGAGAGGCCTTCCACGGTGAGGACCTCGCGGCCGTCCGCCTGCACGGCGAAGAGGGTGCAGCTTTTGACCGCCTTCCCGTCCAGGAGGACGGTGCAGGCCCCGCACTGGGAGGTGTCGCAACCCACGTGGGTCCCGGTGAGGCCCAGGGTCTCCCGGAGGTAGTGGACCAGGAGGGTCCTGGGCTCCACCTCGTGCCGGTGCTCAACCCCGTTCACCCTGACTTGAATCGCCACCCTCTCCATACCGCCTCCTCAGCTCCTGCTCCAGGTTCTGGAAAAACTGCTCCGCCAAACCCTGGGCCGCCCCCTGGAGGAGCCTCGCCCCAAGCCCCGCCAGGCTGCCCATGAGCCGGGCCTCCCCCTCGTAGCGCACCCGGGTGGCCTCCCCCTCGGGGAAGAGCTCCACCCGGCCCTCCCCCTCGGCCCGGCCCAAGGGGCTCTGGACCTCCAGGCCCAAGGTGAGGGCCTCAGGGGGCCTGCGGTCCTTGATCAGGACCCGGCCCTGGAAGCGGCCCCGGAGAGGCCCCAGGGCGAGCTCCAGGACGGCCCGGTAACACCCCTCCCCCTCGGGGACCAGCTCCTTGGCCCCAGGCACCGCCTTGGCGAGGAAATCCGGGTCTTGGAAGATCCGAAAAAGGGTTTCCCGGTCTGCTGGTATAGTTTTTTCTCCGCCCAAACGCATCGTTTAGCCCTATTATAAGAGGCCCTGGCCAAAATGAAAAGGGGTTAGAGCAGGACTTTACCCAAAACTTCCCTCCTCCTCTTCCAAGGCCTCCTTGGTGACCTCGTAGTTGAGCAGGCGGACCAAGCCCCGCAAGAGCAGGTAGGGACCATCCCGCTCACTGGCTATCCCCAGCTTTCCCCCAAGCCGCAAAAGGAGGCCCTCCAAGGCACCCCCAGACCGCCGCACCTCCCAAAGAAACACCGCCAGCCCCAGCAAAACAGCCACCACCTTGCGAATCCGGCTAAGCCCCCGCACCGGAAAGCTCTCAAGCCCCAACCCCGCCTTCAGAAGGCGGAAAAACTCCTCCACCCCCCACCGCCTCCGGTACATCTCCACCACCCGCAGCGCCTCCCTCTCCCCCCTCACCTCCAAGCTGGTCAAAAGCCACCACTCCCCCCGCCTCCCCAAAGCCGGTATCCAGCTCACCACCAGATGAAGCCTCCGCCCCTCCACCTCCCTCCATCCCAGCCCAAGCTCCACACCCCAGCACCTGCCCAAACACCTTCCGGTCGTCAAAACCCCGGTCCGCCACGTACACCAGCCGCCGCCCCTCCCCCCCAAGAACCCCCCGCGCCCCCGCAATGGCCCGCTCCACCTCCCGGGGCAGGCTGGCAAACCCCCGCTCCCCGTAGGCCACCAGGTGGGCGTACCCCAGGGCCAGCCGCCCCTGGACATCCATCCCCAGCGCGGTCAGGAGCTCATACCCGGTCTCCCGCTTCCTCCCCACCCGGGCTATCCCCTCCAGGGCCCGGGCGTGGGGCTTGCGCACCGGGCTCAGGTCCAGGAAGACCAAAACCTCCTCCCCCTCCAGGGCCAGGGCGCTCTCCCGGCACACCCTCTCCAGGAGGGCCTCGGCCCCCACCCGGGGGTTGGCCAGGAAGCGGTAGAGGGCTTCGGCCTGGTGGAAGGGGCGCTGGAGGTGGGAGGGCAGGGTAGCCACCATCTCGCTTACCCGGGCAGAGCCCGCAGCCAAGAGGCCTCGGCTCATCTCCTCCAAACGCCTGAAGAGCCGCTTATCGGGGGAAAAGGTCGGCCAACCGGGCCGTGAACTCGTGGAGCCTGCTCTCTGCAACCTTGAGCGCCTTCATGGCTCAACTTCGGCTCCGAAATCTACCACGCAGGCAGGATGTGGATAAAGTCCTGGAAGATCCGCACCGTGGCTGCTGCCGTGGGCCAGGTGGGCCGCGGGGAAGAGCTGGTCCGGGCCTTGGAGCGGGACCTCTTGGCCCTCCGCTCCAAGCTCCTGGTGCGCAGGGGCCCGGAGGCCCGGGTCCTCTACCTCTACCCCCGGGACCCCCGCAACACCTTTGTCTGCGGGGAGGAGGCCAGCGGGGCTGGCCTGATTGCCCTGGCGGGGGCCCAGAATGCGGTGAGGAGGGTGGCGGCTCCCGGGGCGTTGCGGGGATGCGTGAACCTGAGCGCCGAGGCCGTGGTGGCCGCCCGGCCTGACGTCATCCTGGTTCCCGTCTTCCCCGACCAGCCCTTCAGCTTTGAGGCGGTCCTGCGCCTGCCTGGGGTGGCCGAAACCCCCGCGGGCAGGGCGGGCCGGATTGTGGCCATGGACGTCACCTACCTCTCCGGGTACGGCTACACCGTGGGTAAGGGGGCCCTGGACCTCCACGAGGCCATCTACGAGAAGGGCGGGCAGGTCCTCATCCCGCACCCAGACCTCCGGAGGTGAGGGAACCCGTCTCGGCCGGGCGGCCCTATGCCAGGGGTCTGGCCTTTTTGTCCGCCCTCCTCCCCCTGGCCATGCTCCTGGCCGCCTCCCAAGGGGCCTACCCCATCCCTCTCCCCGAGCTTCCCCAGGCCCTTCGCGAAGGGGGGGAGCGCGCCGCCGTCCTCTGGAACATCCGCTTCCCCCGGGTGGTCCTGGCGGCCTTGGTGGGGGGAGGCTTGGCCATGGCCGCCTCCGCCCTGCAGGGGGTATTCCGGACCCCCTTGGTGGAGCCCGGGCTCGTGGGGATGGGTGGAGCGGCAGCCTTGGGGGCCCTCCTGGGGTTGGCCCTCTGGCCCTCCCTCCCCTGGCTCCTCCCCCTCTTCGCCGCCATGGGGGCCCTGGCCCTGGCGGGGTTCCTCTCCCGGTTGGCCCACCGGGAGGGCCCGGTCCTCCTCCTCGTGGGCGTGGTGGCCGGCCTCACCCTGGGGGGTGTCCTGGGGGTCCTCCAGTTTCTCGTCGAGGATCCCCAGGGGCGGAGCCTTAGCTTTTGGACCCTGGGCAGTTTTGCCGGAGCTAGCTGGGAGAGCGCAGCCCTGACTGCTGGGATGCTCCTCCTGAGCGGGCTTGCCCTCCTCCGCCTGGCCCCCTTCCTGAACGCCCTGGCCCTGGGGGAGGAGGAGGCCTTTCACCTGGGGGTGCCCGTGCGGGCCCTTAGGAGGTGGGCGCTGGCCTGGTCCAGCCTGGCGGTGGGGGCCGCGGTGGCCGCGGGGGGCAACGTCGCCTTTGTGGGCCTCCTCGTGCCCTGGTTCTTGCGGCGGTGGGTCGGGTCAGACCACCGTTTCCTCCTCCCGGGGGCCTTCCTAGGGGGGGCGAGCCTTGCGGTGCTGGCGGACTTGGCGGCGCGGACCCTCTTCGTCCCGGCGGAGCTCCCCGTGGGGCTCCTGACCACGGTCCTAGGGGGTCCCCTGTTCCTCTATCTGGTCCTGGGGGAGGGGAGGCATGCTTGAGGCCCGGGCCTTGGGGCATGCCCGCAACGGGCGCTGGCTGGTGGAGGGGGTGGACCTGAAGCTTCCCGCCGGGTCCCTGGTGGTCCTCCTGGGCCCCAACGGGGCGGGGAAGAGCACCCTCCTGCGCCTCCTGGGCGGGGAGTGGGCGCCCTCAAAGGGGGAGGTCCGGCTGGGGGAGAAGTCCCTCCGGGCCTACACGCCCCGCGAGCTCGCCCTCATGCGGGCCTTTTTGCCCCAGCACCGGGGGGTGGCCTTTCCCTACACCGCTTGGGAGGTGGTGGCCCTGGGGCGGCTTCCCCACGGAAGGGGGCCCAAAGAGGCGGAGCGCGTGGCCTGGGCCTTGGCCCAGACCGGGGCCCTGCACCTGGCGCACCGGCCCTACCCCTCCCTCTCTGGGGGCGAGCGGGCCCGGGTGGACCTGGCCCGCGTCCTGGCCCAGGACACCCCCGTTCTCCTCCTGGACGAACCCACCAACCACCTGGACCCCAAGCAGCAGTTGGAGGTTATGGCCCTCTGCCGCCGCCTGGCCCGGGGAGGGCGCCTGGTCCTCTCCGCCCTCCACGACCTCAGCCTAGCCGCCCTTTTCGCGGACTGGCTGGTTTTCCTCAAGGGAGGACGGCTTTTGGCCCATGGGCCCCCTTCGGAGCTCCTGCGCCCCGAGCTCCTGCAGGAGGTCTACGAGGTGCCCTTTGAGGTGCTTTGGCACCGGGGGCGGCCCCTGGCCTTTCCCAGGGAAGGGTGAGCCCTTCTCTTTGCGAGCGAGCTGCCTGGACCTCCGCCTGAGGAGCCTTAGTGCCTTCGCCAACGGCTTGGGCGCCTCTATCCAGGTGCCGTCGGAGAGGACGGCGAAGGAGGACAGGCCGAGGTCTATGCCCACGACATCCTCAGGCCCCTTCACCTCCTTCCTCCCAGGTTCGGGCCGCCCCACCTCGCAGGTAAGGCTCATGTAGGGCCGGTCCACCTCCCGGGAGAGGGTGGCAGAGAGAATCCCGGCCTTCCCCTCCCCTAGAAGCACCTCAGGGAAGGAGGAAACCGCCGCTTTGGGGCCCCTGCCCCAAATGAACCGCAGCACCTCCCCCCCAAGCCAGGGATCCGGGGCGTAGCCCTCCCCGGCCACCCCACCCCAGGGCCACAAGAGCCGCCTCCCCCTATCCCACCGCCTCATGGCCAGAAGCCGCGCGTGCCCCCGCAGCCGCCGCACCTCTTTCCCCCGACGAAAGCGGAGGGGCCGGTCCTTGCTCCGGTAGGCCAGCCCCGTGGTGTCCATAAGGTAGAGGGGGGAGGCGCCGGCACCTGACCGGAAGGAGCTACCTCCTCCGGCGAGGCGAGGTGGGCCTCCAGTTCCCGGGCAAGCCTCTCCAGGAGGGTTTCTAATACCCTTTCTTGCTGTATCCTTCGTCCATGACCGTAGCCGACCACCTGACCCTGAACGAGCTTTGGCGAAGGGTCAAGAAGGCCAAGGACCCTATAGACAAGCACCGCTTCCTGGCCGTCTACCATGCCAAACGGGGCCTCACCGCCAAGAAGATCGCCAAGATCACCCTCAACACCCCCCGCTGGGTCCAGGAGACGGTGCGCCGCTACAACCAGGGCGGCCCTGCGGCCCTGGGGGACAGGCGGCACCAGAACCCGGGGCAGAAGCCCAAGCTCACCCCGGAGGAACGGGAGAGGGTGCTTGGAGCTCTACAGGGCCCCCCACCCGACGGAGGCTTGTGGACGGGGCCCAAGCTGAGGGACTGGGTGGAAAGGGATCTGGGAAAGAGGCTTTCCCTCTACCCCATCTACCGGCTCCTACACGAGATGGGGTTTGCCCTGCGGGTGCCCCGCCCCCGGCACGCCAAGGCGGATGAGGCGGCGGGGGAGTTGTTCAAAAAAACCTCCTCGCCCAGGTCCAAGAGGCGAGGGCCCAGGGGAGGAGGGTGAGGCTTTTGGCCTATGATGAGCACCGCTTGGGGCTGAGGCCGGTGTACCGGCGGGTATGGGCCCGGCGAGGGGATAGGCCCTTGGCGGTGGGGGCGCACCGGTACCGGTGGTTTTACGTGTGCACCTTTGTGGAGCCGGAGACGGGGGAGAGCCTGAGCCTCCCCTTGGACGGGGTGGACACGGAGGTCATGGGCTGGGTTCTGAGGGAGCTCCGGGATTGGTTGGGAGAGGGGGAGGAGGGGTGGGTGGTCCTGGACCGGGCTGGGTGGCACGTGTCGGGGCGGGTGGAGGTGCCGGAGGGGGTGCGGCTGGTCTTCCTGCCCCCCTACAGTCCGGAGCTGCAACCTGTGGAGAGGGTGTGGCCCTTGGTGAACGAGGCGGTGGCCAACCGGTACTTCCGGGACCTTGAGGAGATGATGGAGGTGGTGGCGGAGCGATGCCGGGTTCTCGCGCAGGACCCAGAGACCCTCAGGCGGCACACCCTGTTCCACTGGTGCCCTGGGATGAAGGAATCAGCATAAAGTGGTATTATTACACAAAAGTCTTGACACGACCTCTCCCCCTGGTTTGTTCTATATTGTTCTGTACGGAGAACGATTTGTCCTACGAAGTGGGTCAAAACCTCCGTCGCCTGCGCCAGGCGCGGGGGCTTACCCTTTCTGGCTTGGCAGCCAAGGCCGGGGTGGCGAAATCCCTTCTCCATGCTTTGGAAGCGGGACACGCTAACCCTACCTTGGCCACCCTTTGGGCCTTGGCCCAGGCCCTGGAAGTGCCCTTTGGCGAGCTGGTCCAGGCCCATCCCGTGGGGGAGGAAGGTGCGATAGTTCAGCTTATTGAACAAACCCAGGGGCGGGCAGGGGAGAGGCTGGAGGTGTACCGCATGGATCTCCTACCCCGTTCCGAGCGTTGGGCGGAGGCACATGAGCCTGGCCTCCGTGAGCGGGTCATCGGTTTAAAGGGCAGAGCCCGGGTGGGACCACCTCCGGGTAGGGAGGTGGGCCCCGGAGAGGAGGTGGAGTTTTCCGGGGACGAACCCCATGTGTACGCCAGTGAAGAAGGGGCCAGCCTCTTGGTCTTTCTGCACTACCCCCCGCTTCCCCGACCCAAAGGGGAAGCTGGAAGCCCAGAGAAGGCCTCCTTGGCCCTTCGGGAGGTGAGCTTGGGGGTGGGAGGGTTGGCCTTGGAGGGTCGCTGGCTTGCCCCGGGGTTTCAGGAGGGGGTTTTTGTGCGTTGGAGCGGGAACGGCACCTACTTTTTCGGCCTTCCTTTGGCGCCTCTTCCCCGTCTGGAAGGCCGAGGGCTTTTGGGCGAGGCCCTGGCCCTTCTTCACGCACCCGTAGAAGACCTGAGGCCTTATCGGC
The genomic region above belongs to Thermus sediminis and contains:
- a CDS encoding vWA domain-containing protein, giving the protein MTDPRILETPLLRGLLGFVGALRAEGLHPGRAQVQAWLQGLLLVPWEGEAFYLASRALLVGRKEDYAAFDRAFRRYFGHLRPKALPRPQAQGTLPVLGSGEAEGEGVLKGAYSPLERLLRRPLEGLTPGEALLLARLLAALAFPPPRFAARRRRRAPKGERLSLPATLRRALRTGGDILEARFLRPRRQAYRYYVLLDVSGSMAPYARALFLLLQALKGRGLPLEAFAFGTRLTRITPLLPLPPQEALPGLGRLAEDFAGGTRLGESLRAFLEGEGRRLGRRSLLLVLSDGLDQGDPEAVARALGALRRRVRRVYWLNPLAGLPGYAPLARGMRAALPYLDALFPAGTGEELLAFLRRLRDLP
- a CDS encoding ABC transporter substrate-binding protein — translated: MWIKSWKIRTVAAAVGQVGRGEELVRALERDLLALRSKLLVRRGPEARVLYLYPRDPRNTFVCGEEASGAGLIALAGAQNAVRRVAAPGALRGCVNLSAEAVVAARPDVILVPVFPDQPFSFEAVLRLPGVAETPAGRAGRIVAMDVTYLSGYGYTVGKGALDLHEAIYEKGGQVLIPHPDLRR
- a CDS encoding xanthine dehydrogenase family protein molybdopterin-binding subunit — its product is MPYVGQAVKRKEDYRFLTGRGAYTDDLTLPGMVHAAFVRSPYAHARIRAIRTEAALKAPGVLAVLTGEDFAREGVKPMPVGWLLPTLKIPPRPVVAKDEVHHVGEIVAVVVAETRAQAEDAALLVEVDYEPLSPAADLRKALAPGAPELHPEAPGNVAFTWEIGDEKAVEEAFAKAHKVVRLSLRQQRLIPNAIEPRASLAAYNPGTGEYTLYTTSQNPHVHRLMHAAFILGIPEPKLRVVAPDVGGAFGSKIFPYPEEAAVLVAARQVGRPVKWAARRTESFLMDAHGRDHETEAEMAFDAEGRVLGLRVRTLANMGAYLSLFAPAIPTYLYGTLLSGQYRIPAIYCHVTGVFTNTTPVDAYRGAGRPEASYILERLMDLAAEEFGVDPADLRRKNFIPKDAFPYATPVALVYDSGNYEEAFQKALELVGYWNLRKEQAELRAKGRYLGIGLSCYIEACGLAPSKVVGQLGAQAGLWESALVRVAPTGKVEVYTGSHSHGQGHETAFSQVVADLLGVSLEDVEIVHGDTGRIPFGMGTYGSRSAPVGLSAVVRAVEKVLDKARRIAAHLLEVAPEDLEYREGRFEVKGVPGKAKGFQEVALQAYLAHNLPEGMEPGLEATAFFDPSNFVFPFGTHVAVVEVFPETGEVKLLRYVAVDDCGPQINPLLVKGQVEGGVVQGIAQALLEEGVYDENGQLLTTSYMEYAMPRAAHIPRIEHGHTVTPSPVNPLGVKGIGEAGTIAAAQAVVNAVMDALRPFGVRHLDMPLTPEKIWRALRDRVPVAAD
- a CDS encoding AAA family ATPase, producing MDPKPAFALESPAAVAALLERERYIAEEGLAVATFLALRLGRPLLLEGEPGVGKTEVARVLSKGLGVPLVRLQCYEGLELEQALYEWDHARQLLEIRLLESLGERDLDRLRAGVYREEFLLKRPILEALELGEAVLLIDEVDRTDEAFEAFLLEVLSDFQVTIPELGTLRARARPLVVLTSNRTRELHDALRRRCVYYWIDYPSLEKELRIVRARLPELPEALARKVVALVQRVRGLGLLKPPGVAETLDLAASLLALGVGDLAPEALDPALGALLKAREDVERVRRALGDLLMALG
- a CDS encoding FecCD family ABC transporter permease; translated protein: MREPVSAGRPYARGLAFLSALLPLAMLLAASQGAYPIPLPELPQALREGGERAAVLWNIRFPRVVLAALVGGGLAMAASALQGVFRTPLVEPGLVGMGGAAALGALLGLALWPSLPWLLPLFAAMGALALAGFLSRLAHREGPVLLLVGVVAGLTLGGVLGVLQFLVEDPQGRSLSFWTLGSFAGASWESAALTAGMLLLSGLALLRLAPFLNALALGEEEAFHLGVPVRALRRWALAWSSLAVGAAVAAGGNVAFVGLLVPWFLRRWVGSDHRFLLPGAFLGGASLAVLADLAARTLFVPAELPVGLLTTVLGGPLFLYLVLGEGRHA
- a CDS encoding SRPBCC family protein; amino-acid sequence: MRLGGEKTIPADRETLFRIFQDPDFLAKAVPGAKELVPEGEGCYRAVLELALGPLRGRFQGRVLIKDRRPPEALTLGLEVQSPLGRAEGEGRVELFPEGEATRVRYEGEARLMGSLAGLGARLLQGAAQGLAEQFFQNLEQELRRRYGEGGDSSQGERG
- a CDS encoding FAD binding domain-containing protein, producing MYPASFRYLRPQTLDEAIRLLEENPEAKLLAGGHSLIPAMKLRLATPPLLVDIGRLPELKGIREEDGAYFVGALTTHAELERSSLPLLPLVARVIGDPMVRNLGTLGGSLAHADPAADYPAAVLALEAEILARGPRGERWIPARDFFQGMFQTALAPGEVLVGLRVPKLPGYRFAYEKFLHPASGYAVVGVAAAVLQEGEALKDVRLGATGAAYGPFRLEGVEAALKGGAGPVEATRDYTPPVPLAEDRFASAEYRLHLLRVLARRALERALAG
- a CDS encoding (2Fe-2S)-binding protein; this translates as MERVAIQVRVNGVEHRHEVEPRTLLVHYLRETLGLTGTHVGCDTSQCGACTVLLDGKAVKSCTLFAVQADGREVLTVEGLSQDGLHPVQEGFREKHGLQCGFCTPGMVMAAYALLQENPNPTEEEVRHYLEGNLCRCTGYQGIVEAVFWAAERMRAAQAAD
- a CDS encoding IS4 family transposase, coding for MEEFFRLLKAGLGLESFPVRGLSRIRKVVAVLLGLAVFLWEVRRSGGALEGLLLRLGGKLGIASERDGPYLLLRGLVRLLNYEVTKEALEEEEGSFG